The following coding sequences lie in one Klebsiella huaxiensis genomic window:
- a CDS encoding ABC transporter permease produces MQPHHYSDTAAGRKFTTRLVARWRSFLDSDFFWLFWQSKSAVVAFTCCALILLCSLFSHWIAPHNVFDTAGFDLMDSELPPAWMNGGEPRFWLGTDVQGRDILSLMLYGLNISLIIGGLSVLASVALGVALGVLSGYFGGVVDTLIMRFADAMLSIPTIMFTLLVSGVARVAIPKEYIGHFAPAILIGAIALTGWMQYARTVRSLTLLEKGREYVMASQISGGSHLHIMLAHIVPNVMRPVLVMATLHLGVAILTEATMSFLGVGMPPDQPSLGTLINEGNQYLFSGQWWIVLFPATLLVILSLAFNVLGDWLLNALNPKLR; encoded by the coding sequence ATGCAACCTCATCATTATTCAGATACGGCGGCGGGGCGAAAATTTACCACCCGTCTGGTGGCGCGCTGGCGCTCTTTTCTTGATAGCGATTTTTTTTGGTTATTCTGGCAAAGCAAAAGCGCGGTAGTCGCCTTTACCTGCTGTGCACTGATATTACTGTGCTCTTTATTCAGCCATTGGATCGCGCCGCACAATGTTTTTGATACCGCCGGTTTCGACTTAATGGACTCAGAATTACCGCCTGCATGGATGAACGGCGGCGAACCACGCTTCTGGCTGGGTACCGATGTGCAGGGGCGGGATATTCTCTCGTTGATGCTGTACGGCCTGAATATCTCGCTGATTATCGGGGGCCTGAGCGTGCTGGCCTCCGTGGCTCTCGGCGTCGCGCTTGGAGTTCTCAGCGGCTACTTCGGCGGCGTGGTGGATACGCTGATTATGCGTTTTGCCGACGCCATGCTCAGTATTCCCACCATTATGTTTACCCTGCTGGTCAGCGGTGTCGCGCGCGTCGCCATCCCAAAAGAGTATATCGGCCATTTTGCCCCGGCTATCCTGATTGGCGCGATTGCCCTGACCGGCTGGATGCAATACGCCCGCACGGTGCGCAGCCTGACTTTACTGGAAAAGGGGCGGGAATACGTGATGGCGTCGCAAATAAGCGGCGGCAGCCACCTGCATATCATGTTGGCGCACATTGTGCCTAACGTAATGCGTCCGGTGCTGGTGATGGCGACGCTGCACCTTGGTGTCGCCATTCTTACCGAAGCCACGATGTCCTTTCTCGGCGTCGGTATGCCGCCGGACCAGCCTTCGCTCGGTACGCTTATCAACGAAGGCAACCAGTATCTCTTTTCCGGGCAATGGTGGATTGTGCTGTTTCCCGCCACCCTGTTGGTCATTCTTTCGCTGGCGTTTAACGTGCTGGGCGACTGGCTGCTCAACGCCCTCAACCCTAAGCTACGCTAA
- a CDS encoding ABC transporter ATP-binding protein, with protein sequence MTASPRALLEVKNLSIEFLHRKGNLQAIHDLTLAMQPGEILGMVGESGAGKSLTGAAIAGLLQTPGRIRAGEIWFAEKRIDNLDDEARRQLRGKAISCIFQDPLTSLNPVLTIGQQIIETIRTHLPLSTDEARERAVALLTEVGINSPRQRIDQYPHQLSGGMRQRVVIALALCVDPQLVIADEPTTALDVSVQAQVLGVLRRLCEQHGTAVMLITHDMGVVAEVCSRVAVMYAGRIVETGPVANVIRHPQHPYTRGLIQSIPSMNERREYLMQIDGAMPRLNALPQGCAFNPRCPHASAQCREQQPSMHHRQEAQLACFHPQGESL encoded by the coding sequence ATGACGGCTTCTCCACGGGCGTTACTGGAAGTGAAAAATCTGAGTATTGAATTCCTGCACCGCAAAGGCAACCTGCAGGCGATTCACGATCTGACGCTGGCGATGCAGCCGGGAGAGATCCTCGGCATGGTGGGCGAATCGGGCGCGGGGAAATCCCTGACCGGGGCGGCTATCGCCGGATTGCTGCAAACCCCAGGACGCATCCGCGCAGGTGAAATCTGGTTTGCCGAAAAGCGTATCGATAATCTGGACGATGAAGCCCGGCGTCAGCTACGGGGTAAAGCGATCAGTTGCATCTTTCAGGACCCGCTTACCAGCCTGAACCCGGTGCTGACCATCGGACAACAGATAATTGAAACCATCCGTACCCATCTTCCCTTGTCGACTGACGAGGCGCGGGAGCGGGCGGTCGCGCTGCTAACGGAAGTGGGGATCAACAGCCCACGTCAGCGCATCGATCAGTATCCGCACCAGCTTTCCGGCGGGATGCGCCAACGGGTGGTGATTGCGCTGGCGCTGTGCGTCGACCCGCAGCTGGTGATTGCCGATGAACCCACCACGGCGCTGGATGTGTCGGTACAGGCGCAGGTCCTGGGCGTGCTGCGCCGGTTATGCGAACAGCACGGAACGGCAGTAATGCTGATTACGCACGATATGGGGGTGGTGGCGGAGGTCTGCTCCAGAGTGGCGGTGATGTACGCTGGGCGCATTGTCGAAACCGGGCCGGTCGCCAATGTGATTCGCCATCCTCAGCACCCATATACGCGCGGGCTGATTCAGTCCATTCCGTCAATGAACGAAAGGCGCGAATACCTGATGCAAATCGATGGCGCAATGCCGCGCCTCAATGCTCTGCCGCAGGGCTGCGCGTTTAATCCCCGCTGCCCGCATGCCAGCGCACAATGCCGTGAGCAGCAGCCCTCGATGCATCACCGACAGGAGGCCCAGTTGGCCTGTTTCCATCCGCAAGGAGAATCGTTATGA
- a CDS encoding ABC transporter ATP-binding protein, producing MNEPSGLPPEVVTIRDLHIRFSLGREKKTSLFRPAAKKELHAVRGISLAIRQGETFSIVGESGCGKSTVARALAGLYQPSSGEINYAWRSGQMDDATGQSGTQMIFQDPYASLNPRWRIARSLAEPLVLAKKVGTTRQARAYCGELLEQVGLSASDLDKFPHEFSGGQRQRISIARALATQPGFLICDEPTSALDVSVQAQVLNLMRKLQRENGLTYFFISHNMAVISHISDRVGVMYLGRLVEQGSVEEIFARPAHPYTRMLMAAIPQFDAPASAREPIRGEAPSPLSPPPGCAFAPRCPYAKPLCHQTMPPAHSLSENHQLECHFPIEVMACSTSIPLAKVS from the coding sequence ATGAACGAGCCATCGGGGCTGCCACCTGAAGTGGTGACCATTCGCGATCTGCATATTCGCTTTAGCCTTGGGCGCGAGAAAAAAACCTCGCTCTTTCGCCCGGCGGCGAAAAAGGAGCTGCACGCGGTGCGCGGCATTAGCCTCGCGATTCGTCAGGGGGAGACGTTCAGTATCGTGGGCGAATCAGGGTGCGGAAAATCGACCGTCGCCCGCGCGCTGGCCGGGCTTTATCAGCCTTCGTCCGGCGAGATAAATTACGCCTGGCGCAGCGGGCAAATGGACGATGCAACAGGGCAAAGCGGCACGCAAATGATCTTTCAGGACCCCTACGCTAGCCTCAACCCGCGTTGGCGCATCGCCCGCTCGCTGGCCGAACCGCTGGTGCTGGCGAAAAAGGTCGGCACCACTCGCCAGGCCAGAGCGTACTGTGGCGAGCTACTGGAGCAGGTCGGGCTTTCTGCGAGCGATCTGGATAAATTTCCGCATGAGTTTTCCGGCGGCCAGCGCCAGCGTATCTCTATTGCCCGCGCGCTGGCGACGCAGCCGGGTTTTCTGATTTGCGATGAACCCACCTCGGCGCTTGACGTCTCGGTACAGGCGCAGGTGCTCAACCTGATGCGCAAGTTGCAACGGGAGAATGGGCTGACCTACTTTTTTATCAGCCACAATATGGCGGTGATTTCGCATATCTCCGACCGGGTTGGAGTGATGTATCTTGGCAGGCTGGTTGAGCAGGGCAGCGTCGAAGAGATCTTCGCCCGTCCGGCGCACCCTTATACGCGCATGCTGATGGCGGCGATTCCGCAGTTTGACGCCCCGGCCAGCGCCCGCGAACCGATTCGCGGTGAAGCGCCCAGCCCGCTGTCTCCGCCGCCGGGCTGTGCCTTCGCGCCACGCTGTCCCTATGCCAAACCGCTGTGCCACCAGACAATGCCGCCCGCACATAGCCTCAGCGAAAATCATCAACTGGAGTGTCACTTCCCGATTGAAGTGATGGCCTGTTCCACCTCTATTCCGTTAGCGAAGGTATCGTAA
- a CDS encoding chlorohydrolase family protein, giving the protein MTETTTRIRAAWVVGYREGDHCLYADGEVVYQGDKILFVGHDYPGLIDEEINAGNSLVSPGFIDLDALGDLDTTVLAFDNQPGWRKGRIVADDWQRRDLYTREQLDFAKRYAYSQLLRNGITSFAPITSILYRQWAEGVDEYLYAADVAESLGARAWLGPAFMSGYYVTDAAGNFSRREDRGQARRGLEDAQRFFQRLRQRGVPTLSGMLAPDRIEGGDPQWLDELSALVAELACPTRLHCCQSEMEVQEIASRYRGKSSLEVLDDAGLLNRHMLLPHGQFLGGAQPTPQRIAQDITRLAHSGATVVSCPLVSGRHAKYLEQYPQLKAAGVNMALGTDTFPPDMFSNMHLGVILSRVVTGDIAAASSADYYRMATIGGAQALGRDDLGRLAPGCQADMVVVNLDQPALGQIFDPIAALVLSGNGRDVTGTIVAGRKVYWEGRMVQAGYDLAELHAQSQHVFRHILDSYPERTVNHPPLAEIVPPTFPLCRRGNADE; this is encoded by the coding sequence ATGACTGAGACAACAACGCGTATTCGCGCCGCCTGGGTCGTGGGTTACCGAGAGGGCGATCATTGCCTGTATGCCGACGGCGAAGTGGTCTATCAGGGTGATAAAATTCTCTTTGTTGGCCACGATTATCCGGGCCTGATCGATGAAGAGATCAACGCGGGCAACAGCCTGGTTAGCCCAGGTTTTATCGACCTCGATGCGCTGGGTGATTTAGACACCACCGTGCTGGCTTTCGATAACCAGCCCGGCTGGCGGAAAGGGCGGATCGTCGCCGATGACTGGCAGCGGCGCGATCTTTATACCCGTGAACAACTCGATTTCGCCAAGCGTTACGCCTACAGCCAGTTGCTGCGCAACGGGATCACCAGCTTTGCGCCGATAACCTCGATCCTCTACCGCCAATGGGCGGAGGGTGTCGACGAGTACCTTTATGCGGCAGACGTTGCTGAGTCTCTCGGTGCGCGCGCCTGGCTCGGCCCGGCGTTTATGTCCGGCTATTATGTTACCGATGCCGCAGGGAATTTTAGCCGCCGCGAAGACAGAGGGCAGGCCCGTCGCGGCCTTGAAGACGCGCAGCGTTTTTTCCAGCGCCTGCGCCAGCGCGGCGTACCAACGTTAAGCGGCATGCTGGCACCGGACCGAATTGAAGGCGGTGACCCGCAGTGGCTTGACGAACTGTCGGCGCTGGTGGCGGAACTTGCCTGTCCCACCCGCCTGCATTGCTGTCAGAGTGAGATGGAAGTCCAGGAAATCGCCAGTCGCTACCGGGGCAAGAGCTCGTTGGAAGTGCTCGACGACGCCGGACTGCTCAACCGCCACATGCTGCTGCCGCATGGCCAGTTTTTGGGCGGCGCGCAGCCCACGCCGCAGCGGATTGCGCAGGATATTACGCGGCTGGCCCATTCCGGGGCGACGGTGGTCTCCTGTCCGCTGGTTTCCGGTCGCCATGCAAAATATCTCGAACAGTATCCGCAGCTTAAGGCGGCTGGCGTCAATATGGCGCTTGGCACCGATACCTTCCCGCCGGATATGTTCAGCAATATGCATCTCGGCGTGATCCTGAGCCGGGTGGTGACCGGCGATATCGCCGCCGCCAGCAGTGCGGATTATTATCGTATGGCGACAATTGGCGGGGCGCAGGCGCTGGGGCGCGATGATTTGGGGCGGCTCGCGCCGGGCTGCCAGGCGGATATGGTGGTAGTCAACCTCGATCAGCCCGCGCTGGGCCAGATATTCGACCCTATCGCCGCGCTGGTATTGAGTGGTAATGGGCGCGATGTTACCGGCACAATCGTGGCCGGCCGCAAGGTCTACTGGGAAGGACGTATGGTGCAGGCCGGTTACGATCTCGCAGAACTGCATGCTCAGTCGCAGCATGTATTCCGCCATATTCTGGACAGCTACCCAGAACGGACGGTTAACCATCCGCCGCTGGCGGAGATTGTGCCGCCGACTTTTCCGCTTTGCCGCCGGGGAAACGCCGATGAGTGA
- a CDS encoding ABC transporter substrate-binding protein codes for MKKLVLSLLVGSMVGLMCQQASAENVVRWATDADIPTLDPDAYASTKALTFQNHIYEALVQRDDNLQIQPWLATSWQQTGDTTIRFKLREGVKFHNGNDFTADDVVASVARVTDPASGIRANASTIKNAVAIDKYTVDIHLVKKTGIALNELTGVMIMDKEWLTEHNALKPTDISQGTEGYATNNTNGTGPFILQSRQRDTQMVLVRNPNWWNAAHGGNIDKIVFKPVTSDATRLSGLLAGEYDLVTSVPLQDIPRLQSNPKINMQISPSLRVDYLSLNMRDKLNAKNEKAENPLQDLRVRQALLMAINREAITQKVMRGLTKPTNNYLAPDIPGYNAASSPDIAYDPQKAKALLAEAGYPNGFNLAFDCPEGTYINAAQWCQAVQSFWAKIGVKTNLNVHPASVYDPILVNGRTDVGVLGWANLPIMDPYSVAVQLLHTNDGKNLGTFNIPRYSNSEADKLIDQSVGELDNTKRIALLSQAVAIANKDLPFLPMHFEPVVWAMNKNLQLKQTPDNVQRLWYGNVTP; via the coding sequence ATGAAAAAATTAGTGTTATCGCTGCTGGTAGGAAGCATGGTCGGGCTAATGTGTCAGCAGGCAAGTGCTGAAAATGTGGTTCGTTGGGCGACCGATGCCGATATCCCGACGCTGGATCCAGATGCATATGCCTCGACCAAGGCGTTGACCTTCCAGAATCATATTTATGAAGCGCTGGTGCAGCGCGATGATAATCTGCAAATTCAGCCCTGGCTGGCGACCAGCTGGCAGCAGACCGGCGATACGACGATTCGTTTTAAGCTGCGTGAGGGCGTCAAATTTCACAACGGCAACGATTTTACCGCCGACGATGTCGTGGCCTCGGTGGCCAGGGTGACCGATCCTGCCTCGGGCATTCGTGCCAACGCCTCGACGATTAAAAACGCGGTGGCCATCGATAAATATACCGTTGATATTCATCTGGTGAAGAAAACCGGTATTGCGCTGAATGAGCTGACCGGCGTAATGATCATGGATAAAGAGTGGCTAACCGAGCACAACGCCCTCAAACCGACCGATATCAGCCAGGGAACGGAAGGTTATGCCACCAACAATACCAACGGCACCGGGCCGTTTATTCTGCAAAGCCGTCAGCGTGATACGCAAATGGTATTGGTACGCAACCCGAACTGGTGGAATGCGGCCCACGGCGGCAATATCGATAAGATTGTATTTAAGCCGGTGACCTCTGACGCTACACGCCTGTCAGGACTGCTGGCGGGAGAATACGATCTGGTAACGTCGGTACCGCTGCAAGATATTCCGCGTCTGCAGAGTAATCCAAAGATCAATATGCAGATCAGCCCGTCGCTGCGGGTGGATTATTTAAGCCTGAATATGCGCGACAAGCTTAACGCTAAAAATGAGAAGGCCGAAAACCCGCTGCAAGATTTGCGCGTGCGCCAGGCGTTGCTGATGGCTATCAACCGCGAAGCGATTACCCAGAAGGTGATGCGCGGCCTGACGAAGCCCACCAACAACTATCTGGCGCCGGATATTCCGGGTTACAACGCGGCAAGCAGCCCGGATATTGCCTACGATCCGCAAAAGGCAAAGGCGTTGCTGGCCGAAGCGGGCTACCCAAACGGCTTTAATCTGGCCTTTGATTGCCCGGAAGGCACCTATATTAATGCGGCGCAATGGTGCCAGGCGGTACAAAGCTTCTGGGCCAAAATTGGCGTCAAAACCAACCTAAACGTGCATCCGGCCAGCGTCTATGACCCGATCCTGGTCAATGGCCGCACCGATGTTGGCGTACTGGGCTGGGCCAACCTGCCGATCATGGACCCTTACAGCGTGGCGGTGCAGCTACTGCATACCAATGACGGTAAAAACTTGGGCACCTTTAATATTCCACGCTACAGCAATAGTGAAGCCGATAAGCTTATCGACCAGTCGGTGGGTGAACTCGATAATACGAAGCGTATTGCTTTACTCAGCCAGGCGGTGGCAATTGCCAATAAAGACCTGCCGTTCCTGCCGATGCATTTTGAACCGGTGGTGTGGGCCATGAATAAAAATCTACAATTAAAACAGACGCCAGATAACGTACAGCGACTTTGGTACGGTAACGTTACGCCATAA
- a CDS encoding amidohydrolase, whose translation MSERYLLTNVRLEQGFIRRQGVVQGTECAEFTLDIVDGRIHAIYAGIQRLPGVAWQDAQGYLMLPATRDEHIHLDKTFYGGPWRAARENGAQDIFAMIALEQEILPTLLPTSVQRTHALLQLLQQQGTTYVRSHCNIEPVSGLQSLRHLLEALAPWRERLQCEIVAFPQHGLLRSGSLSLMREALALGCEWVGGLDPSKVDGDMVRSLEATLTLAVEAGKGIDYHLHEDKSTGIACIRYLLNALEREPTLRGKLTLSHAYCLAQVERAELSELAGRMVELDVSLASCLPLGTDVMPLPYLRERGVRLLSGTDSVIDHWSPFGSASMLAKAHDWARLYTRGTEFELSRALAIATGHCLPLSDSGDMAWPEVNDEASFILLNAACSAQVVARLPAVEAVYFRGKRVWARE comes from the coding sequence ATGAGTGAACGCTATTTATTGACGAACGTCCGTCTGGAGCAGGGGTTTATCCGCCGTCAGGGCGTGGTGCAGGGCACCGAATGCGCGGAGTTTACCCTTGATATCGTGGACGGTAGGATCCACGCTATCTATGCCGGAATCCAGCGTCTGCCGGGCGTCGCCTGGCAGGATGCCCAAGGGTATCTGATGCTTCCCGCCACCCGCGATGAACATATTCATCTGGATAAAACCTTTTATGGCGGCCCCTGGCGTGCGGCGCGGGAGAACGGAGCGCAGGATATTTTTGCGATGATCGCTCTTGAGCAAGAGATACTCCCGACGCTGCTGCCCACCTCGGTGCAGCGCACGCATGCGCTATTGCAGCTATTACAGCAGCAGGGCACGACGTACGTTCGCAGTCATTGCAATATCGAGCCGGTCAGCGGTTTGCAAAGCCTGCGACATTTGCTGGAGGCGCTGGCCCCCTGGCGAGAGCGGCTGCAGTGCGAGATCGTGGCCTTTCCGCAGCATGGCCTGCTGCGTTCGGGGTCACTGTCGCTGATGCGTGAAGCGCTGGCGCTGGGCTGTGAATGGGTCGGTGGTTTGGATCCGTCAAAAGTGGATGGTGATATGGTCCGTTCGCTGGAAGCGACGCTGACGCTAGCCGTTGAAGCGGGTAAGGGCATTGATTACCACCTGCATGAAGATAAATCGACCGGCATTGCCTGCATCCGCTATTTACTGAATGCGCTAGAACGGGAGCCGACGCTGCGCGGCAAACTGACGTTGAGCCACGCCTACTGCCTGGCGCAAGTCGAACGTGCGGAACTGAGCGAACTGGCCGGGCGGATGGTGGAGCTTGATGTTTCGCTGGCGAGCTGTCTGCCGTTGGGCACGGACGTGATGCCGCTGCCCTATTTACGCGAACGCGGTGTGCGCCTGTTAAGCGGCACCGATAGCGTTATCGATCATTGGTCGCCGTTTGGTTCTGCCAGTATGCTGGCGAAAGCGCATGATTGGGCGCGGCTGTATACGCGCGGTACGGAGTTTGAGCTGAGCCGGGCGCTGGCTATAGCCACCGGTCATTGCCTGCCGCTTAGCGACAGCGGCGATATGGCCTGGCCGGAAGTGAACGATGAAGCCAGTTTTATTTTGCTAAATGCTGCCTGTTCGGCACAAGTTGTTGCGCGTTTGCCTGCCGTTGAGGCAGTCTATTTTCGTGGAAAAAGAGTCTGGGCCAGAGAGTAA
- a CDS encoding polysaccharide deacetylase family protein, giving the protein MPTPDIIWELDYHQRFPWRSAANTPAMTWPEGKRLALYVAINLEHFAFGCQEGAKLSQAANQLDVLNYSWRDYGNRVGAWHLADLFDELAIPPAVISNTAILDYCPDLLERWLSLSDSELIAHGHTNSQRQGDLAPADEERLIGYCQQRLSKFQGKPVAGWLSPWISESPHTPDFLHRQGFRYNLNWAHDDLPTPMQTASGTLLSVPYPQEINDIPTIIPNGVSIETFCRMIEDQFSELHQRSCQQPQVMGIALHPYIVGQPFRLYHLKQTLARLVAQCDDVWLTTPGEIAEHYLTQAS; this is encoded by the coding sequence ATGCCAACACCCGATATCATCTGGGAACTTGACTATCATCAGCGTTTCCCCTGGCGTTCTGCCGCCAATACACCCGCGATGACCTGGCCAGAAGGCAAGCGGCTGGCGCTGTATGTGGCCATCAACCTTGAGCACTTTGCGTTCGGCTGCCAGGAGGGGGCAAAGCTCTCTCAGGCGGCAAACCAGCTCGATGTTCTTAACTACAGCTGGCGGGATTATGGCAACCGGGTCGGTGCCTGGCACCTGGCGGACCTGTTTGATGAATTGGCGATCCCGCCTGCGGTTATCAGCAATACGGCAATCCTCGATTACTGTCCGGACCTGCTGGAGCGCTGGCTGTCGCTATCTGATAGCGAGCTGATTGCCCATGGTCACACCAACTCCCAGCGCCAGGGCGACCTTGCCCCGGCGGATGAAGAGCGCCTGATTGGCTACTGTCAGCAGCGGCTAAGTAAATTCCAGGGAAAACCGGTCGCCGGTTGGCTCTCTCCCTGGATTTCTGAAAGCCCGCACACCCCTGATTTCCTGCATCGGCAGGGATTTCGCTATAACCTGAACTGGGCGCATGATGACCTGCCAACACCGATGCAAACTGCCAGCGGTACGTTGCTCTCGGTACCTTATCCGCAAGAAATCAACGATATCCCAACCATTATTCCCAATGGTGTCTCTATCGAGACATTCTGCCGGATGATTGAAGATCAGTTCAGCGAACTCCACCAGCGTAGTTGCCAGCAGCCGCAGGTGATGGGTATTGCGCTGCATCCTTATATCGTCGGCCAACCATTCCGTTTGTATCACCTTAAGCAGACCCTGGCGCGTCTGGTTGCGCAGTGCGATGACGTCTGGCTCACCACGCCGGGGGAAATAGCCGAGCACTATCTCACCCAGGCGTCATAA
- a CDS encoding ABC transporter permease encodes MLFLLRKLFQAAMLLAGVALISFILFQYLGDPVANMLPESATEVERMQLRASLGLNDPVFVQFLHYISRLLHGNFGISYYNQVSVFQLIMERLPATLELVFVAVVISLAVGFPLGVWVAITRNKILREGVQILSLIGVSLPWFLIGIMLIIVFSVWLGWFPSSGRGETVRMGFWSSGLLTASGWRSIVLPSLSLALSMITIIMRLVRTEMLEVMKADYIKFARARGIENYRIWFRHALRNALLPVVTVIGLQIGGLIAFAIVIETVFQWPGMGLLLIQSINYVDVPVLSGYLLFIALIFIVINTIVDLLYYLIDPRMRAQ; translated from the coding sequence ATGTTGTTTTTATTGCGTAAGCTATTTCAGGCTGCGATGTTGCTGGCCGGTGTCGCGCTGATCTCTTTTATTCTGTTTCAGTATCTTGGCGACCCGGTGGCGAATATGCTACCGGAAAGCGCCACGGAAGTGGAACGAATGCAGCTTCGGGCCAGTCTGGGGTTAAATGACCCGGTATTTGTGCAGTTTTTACATTATATTTCCCGTTTGCTGCACGGTAATTTCGGCATCTCATATTACAACCAGGTATCGGTATTTCAGCTCATTATGGAACGCCTGCCGGCAACCCTGGAACTGGTGTTTGTCGCGGTGGTCATTTCGCTGGCCGTCGGCTTTCCGCTGGGCGTCTGGGTTGCCATCACGCGCAACAAAATCCTTCGCGAGGGGGTGCAGATCCTCTCGCTGATTGGCGTCTCGCTGCCGTGGTTCCTGATAGGTATTATGCTAATTATCGTCTTTTCAGTCTGGCTGGGCTGGTTCCCCTCCAGCGGTCGCGGCGAAACCGTCAGAATGGGCTTCTGGTCGAGCGGCCTGCTGACCGCATCCGGTTGGCGCTCGATTGTGCTGCCGTCGCTGTCACTGGCGCTGTCAATGATTACCATCATTATGCGTCTGGTGCGCACGGAAATGCTGGAAGTGATGAAAGCCGATTACATTAAATTCGCCCGCGCGCGCGGCATTGAAAATTACCGCATCTGGTTTCGTCATGCCCTGCGTAATGCATTATTGCCGGTAGTCACGGTCATTGGTTTACAAATTGGTGGGCTGATCGCCTTTGCGATTGTTATTGAGACCGTTTTTCAATGGCCGGGAATGGGGTTGCTGTTAATTCAGTCCATTAATTACGTTGATGTCCCGGTGCTGTCTGGCTATCTGTTATTTATCGCCCTGATATTTATTGTGATCAATACCATCGTCGATCTGCTGTATTACCTGATCGACCCACGTATGCGCGCGCAATAA
- a CDS encoding amidohydrolase family protein translates to MTAILLKNVTPFDSSSPVDLLLEDGKIVASAEALAPPEFATVIDGRGYQAFPGLVDGHAHLDKTLLGREWYRNDVPRDLAAIIANERAYRHEQRPDAQVQSERIARRGIAAGTSFIRTHVDIDNEIGLANLEGVLETRRRLAQQVDIEIVAFPQSGILQNPGSEALLDRALEMGAELVGGLDPCSFDRDPQRHLQIIFELACRHNKKIDIHLHERGELGAFSLELILEFTRRYQKQHAVTLSHGFCLGMVEPARQQRFAEEMAELGVSVATTAPADIAVPPWELLDAAGVAVCAGNDGVRDTWSPYGNGDMIQRAVTMGLRYRWRKDSEILRAAQSITHGGARVMALNHYGLTPGCRADLVLIPGRSMVEALVEVPRERKVFKGGVLVADNGECLF, encoded by the coding sequence ATGACCGCCATTTTGCTGAAAAACGTCACGCCTTTTGATTCCTCGTCTCCCGTTGACCTGCTGCTTGAGGACGGGAAAATTGTCGCCAGCGCGGAGGCGCTCGCGCCGCCTGAATTCGCTACCGTGATTGACGGTCGCGGCTATCAGGCCTTTCCCGGCCTGGTGGATGGACATGCTCATCTCGACAAAACCCTGCTGGGGCGCGAATGGTATCGCAATGACGTCCCGCGCGATCTGGCGGCGATTATCGCCAACGAACGCGCCTATCGGCATGAACAGAGACCTGATGCGCAGGTGCAGTCCGAGCGGATCGCCCGGCGCGGCATTGCGGCAGGCACTTCGTTTATTCGTACCCATGTCGATATTGATAATGAGATTGGCCTGGCGAATCTGGAAGGCGTGCTGGAGACCCGCCGACGGTTAGCGCAGCAGGTCGATATTGAAATCGTCGCCTTCCCGCAGAGCGGAATTTTGCAAAACCCCGGCAGCGAAGCCTTGCTGGACCGCGCGCTGGAAATGGGGGCTGAACTGGTTGGCGGGCTGGATCCGTGCTCGTTTGACCGCGACCCGCAGCGCCACCTACAAATCATTTTTGAACTGGCCTGTCGGCACAATAAAAAAATTGATATTCACCTGCACGAACGCGGCGAACTGGGGGCATTCAGTCTTGAACTGATTCTGGAATTTACCCGCCGTTATCAGAAACAGCACGCGGTGACTCTCAGCCACGGCTTTTGCCTGGGGATGGTGGAGCCCGCCCGCCAGCAGCGTTTTGCTGAGGAGATGGCGGAACTGGGCGTCAGCGTGGCTACGACCGCTCCTGCCGATATTGCTGTCCCGCCGTGGGAGCTTCTTGACGCCGCCGGGGTGGCGGTTTGCGCCGGAAACGACGGCGTACGCGATACCTGGAGTCCCTATGGCAACGGCGACATGATCCAGCGGGCGGTCACGATGGGCCTACGCTACCGCTGGCGTAAAGATAGCGAGATTTTGCGTGCGGCGCAGAGCATTACCCACGGCGGCGCGCGGGTGATGGCGCTCAACCATTATGGACTTACGCCCGGCTGCCGCGCCGATCTGGTGCTGATCCCCGGTCGCAGTATGGTGGAAGCGCTGGTGGAGGTCCCGCGCGAGCGGAAGGTGTTTAAAGGCGGCGTGCTGGTGGCGGACAACGGGGAGTGCCTTTTCTAA
- a CDS encoding nuclear transport factor 2 family protein, producing MTTIHEQAVAIVKAFLEASMAPDPDRAAALMAENVQITFTGKRRMARVHEVTAFNAARYRWVKKQPGDFEWMAKGDDHTVIYCTGTLYGCWPDGREFEGNRYLDRYEVKGGKITMMDVWNDSAEWILEHDSKQK from the coding sequence ATGACAACCATACATGAACAGGCCGTCGCGATTGTAAAAGCGTTCCTTGAGGCCTCAATGGCGCCGGACCCCGATCGTGCCGCCGCGCTGATGGCGGAAAACGTCCAGATAACGTTTACCGGTAAGCGGCGTATGGCCCGCGTCCACGAGGTGACGGCGTTTAATGCCGCCCGTTATCGCTGGGTCAAAAAGCAGCCCGGCGACTTCGAATGGATGGCTAAAGGCGACGATCATACGGTGATTTATTGCACCGGCACGCTCTATGGCTGCTGGCCGGACGGCCGCGAGTTTGAAGGTAATCGCTACCTTGACCGTTATGAGGTAAAGGGCGGGAAAATAACCATGATGGACGTCTGGAACGACAGCGCCGAATGGATCCTTGAGCATGATTCGAAGCAAAAATAG